The DNA window TTTGAAAGAAAGAAACTTAGCCAGAGGCTTTATATGTGCCAATTCATCCTTGGTAGCCGTATACCATTCTACTAAACAGTACAGGGCCCAATATTGACTAAAGTTCAGGACTGCAGCAAAATAAGGGTATCTGCATCACAACAAAATGTGGAGTTAAACACAAGTGAGACAATGTGCAAGCAAATCAAGACAATTCAATCATGAAGATGACAGACAATCTAACTTCTGGATGTAATGTCAACTCTGATGCATATATAAGACCCAGAGTACGAATACTGCCCTTTTCCCACATAtgagtaaaaaataattaaaggtATAACTATCTTACCCACATCGCAAATTGAACTCTCCATCACAATATACACCAAAAGCTTCTAGAAAAAGAGATAAGCTAGCCGTGACTGTCTTTATAATCACCTGCATGAGCAAAATACTTAACTAAATCAAACTCAATCTTCCAGATTTAGTAAAtagcaagaaaaggaaaaatagagTAGTGGAAATACATATTGGAAGATTCCAAATTTGATAATCAGGTAAAAACGCATCCCCAATCTCCAGGGTTTCAATATGAAGTTCACAGGAAAATGATGATGTATGATTCCCTTCTCAGAGGCATGATCCAAGAGGGGTTGCCTGGAACCAGAGCCTCCTTCCCTCTTTAaaaaagctattgttttatccTCCCCACCTACATTTAACCAACCACAGTAAATACACATATACCAGCTAAAACACACAAGGTGAGCTGAACACTAGCACACTACATTGCCTAGGCATGAAAACTTACAAGtaaaataaaactacaacaGATGGCCAATGCCACTGAAAGACACAAATGAAGGTATCACAAATTTGGCTTAACAGTGAAACAAGCTTCATCATGTTCAGGCTACCTAAGTATCAATTTATCATAACATCTTAAGGCACCAACCAGTAAGAAGCTTAGCATATGGTGCGATCTATAAGAATATAAGATCGCATTGCTTACATTATTTTTCTGGGAGAGTTACTACACACTAATCCTATGGAGAAAAGCATGCTTTCCAGTTCTAAGATTTATATAAAGGCAGAGCCACAAAAGTAGTCACAAGAATGAAATCATTCATCATTCATTCATGTCATAAGACTGCAATGTTCAAAACATGTCTCGTGCCGTCATGCTTATTCTGAGAAAATGAGCTCGTTATATCTAAACTATATAAAGCAACATCCTAAATATTGGCGCTAAATAAACCCTTAGAGAACATTACACTAAATGTGAAACCACAGTCAAAGGTAGCTGCTGAATGTAACAAATTAGTGGTCATCCTCAATGTATGTTGATATAACTTACCTAAACATGCAGTAATATACCTTCCGAAGCAGTACATAGCAAATGCTTCATAACCATCACGCAAGATGCCACAGTAAACACTGGTATTTGGATTTATCAACGAAACATACTGGTCCAAAAGGAGAACAATGTCATCACACATATCATTGGAATAAGTAAGCACCTATGAAGATTGCTTTGGATGTCTCACCGACTCAATTGCATAGCATGGGACCATCAAGATAACACCGAGAACAAACTTTTGTTCCTGCAGAAGGTAAACAAGGACCCAAAAAAAGTGAGTGTATGCTTGTCAACAgaactatttttaaaattgatgaGAAGGCGCAGGAAAGGGATGTACATACCTCTGGATTATTGTACGCTGAGAGGTGCTCAAATATAAGGTATatagagagggaaagagagagcaGCACGAAGAATCCCGCAACCAGAGTGGCCCAAGTTGGCGTGGTGTATTGCGCCAACAGGGGCATGAGCAGCCTAAGATTGACCTTCATGGTTGTGCAAAAATTTTCTTCCAACTCCTATGGTCTCACAAGACCTCAGAAATCAGCATAATTCAAAATGAAATTCTGCACAGTTGCGGGCATCTCCATATGCATAGCAGCTGTTGAACTCAATACCTAATTCACCCCAAAAAAACAATCAGAAGCTGACAAATTCACATGATCCACGCAGAGAAACTATTATCTGCAGATAGATAATAAAGAGTTCGTATCCTGTATATATGAAAAGCCCCTCAACAACGCAAATCAATCAATAGATTACCCATAAATCAGAGAATTTTCTCTCGGTGCTTCCTGGAATCCACTAAAGTTTAAGAAGTTAGAACTGAGACAACAAGCAACCAACCCAACCACCCAACCAGAACGAGAGCGTACGGGGAAAAGAAGCTAGGGCGACATCGAATCTGTGGCTGCAAGTTAACCAATGGAAGCACACGAAATTCGACCTAAGATCGCTTcgtcccctcccccccccccccaccctgGAAGCACACGGCGGCGCCTTCACACACGAAACAACCTCCCGCCTCCCCCTGATGTAACATGCCCTAGCCCCTACACATGGATGTGAGCAGAAGAGATGGGGGGAGCTCGCTCGTGGAGGGAACCCGACCTGAATAAGCACACGTGAGGCCACGAGCGGCGAAGGCGGCCAATCTACGGCGGCTtccggccgacggcggcgcctccgCGCGTGATTTCCCGCGGGACGTCGGcgagggagaagagggggagaggaggagtcGTCGTGGTCGTGGCTGCTCGCCTCGCCTGCCCCGTGGCCCTGTGGGCCTTAATATTTTCGAAGGGATGgaggaaggaaaaagtacaccgaaggtccctcagcTTATCATCAGGATATAAAAACGTCCTCGTAAAAACAGATAtacgaggtcccttaactatacaaaaccggtcacaataggtccctcggcagttttTATCTCGGTTTTGTTctacgtgacggctgagtcagcgtgggccccacgtgagCCTCACATGTCAGGGTAATCCACATCATcaccctccctctttctcctcttctctttttctggGCGAGGCAAAACGGCGAGTTCAAAGGCCGGCAGGCaaggcgggagagaggagggcaGCGGTGCCGCGACAGCAGCCTGCGCCTGCAGCGGGGAAACACGGCGACGCGGTGGTGACGATgcgagagaaggggagggcagTTGCGGCGGTAACACGGCGGGAGCGTGAAGAGGACGGGAGGGAGAAGGGGCgaagcggcggcaggcgagatGACGTGAGCGACGGGAGGGGCTCTGCGAGGTTCACCGGCGCTGGGGACGATGATGGCTTGGGGGCGTCGCGGCGCCAATCCTGGTCGGAGGCCGCCTCGGCATGCGCGAGCAGGAGGAGCACGGCACAAAGGCGGTGCGCCGAGAGCGGTcttgcccgccaccgccgcactcACCCGCCAACACCACCGCACCGCCTGCTCAATGTCGCCATTGTCGTCCAAGTCGAGCCCCAATGAGCCACCTGCCCCTATAGCTCCCAACGACGGCGACGTCCTCTAGCTCTCGGCAACGACGGCGCTTGGTCCtagcgagccgccgccgtcgcgcctgTCCCTGTCTCCTGCCGCTCCGGCTCTCGACACCGACGCCAACACGTTCCTCTCGCCTCACCGCCACCGAcaagccgacgccgacgccggcctccccgcacctcctcacCGTCGTGGCACTGGTCCTCGAGCGCCCTCATGGCGTCGCTATCCTCGCCACATTCCTCCtgcctcgccaccaccgccaagcCGATGCCGACGCCGGATTTGTACTTGGGAGGAGCTTGGCGGCCTCCCTGCGCCTCCGCCATGCTTCCCCACTGCGGCGCCACCCTCCTCACTCCTGCCTCACCCCGGCTACCTTGCAGAtaagtgtgagagagagagagatgaggaagggagagaagaggggaaagagagagagatgaggctGACGTGGATTACCCTGATATGTGGGactcacgtgggtcccatgctgacttagccgccacgtaggataaaaccgggatcaaaaccgccgaggaaCCTATTGTGAccagttttgtatagttaagtgATCCCGTATatttggttttgcggttcgaggatgttttttatcccgatgacaagttaagggaccttcggtgtactttttccatggAGGAAACACCAGGTGGGCCCGGCCCATAGAGAGAATTGGTGGGCGGCGGTTTGCCCAATGCCCCCGGCCCACGCAGCAGCAGCTACCGTGGCGGCTGCGACCAGCGAGGGCAACCACCTCGTCGACgtctcgacgacgacgaccattCCGGCGCCCTCCACGGTGAGTGATTTCTCGCCCTCCCGTCCGCCGCTGCTTCCATGTTTCCAACTCCCTTTCGACATCGATTCTTCTTATCCGCCTCCCATGTGGATTCGGATTTAGCTAATTAGGTCTCTTTCCCCCATTATTACCTTTTAAATTGGGATTGTGAGCAGCACAGAACGGCATGGCGACCTCTCCAGCTTATCCTCCCCCTGGATCCGGTGAGGGTTTCTCCAAACCGCCCGCTACAGGTAACGCCGCCTAAACTTGCCCTTAGTCTCAACCCCTGGATACAAAGCATGCGCTTCTTTACCTTTGAAAGTTCAAGAAATACAGTGAATAAGATAAGGCAGATTTATTTGTTTCGCTTTTGGTACAAAGATgtgatttttaaaagaaactaaCAGGGTATAACAGGAATGCCTATTTTCTACTGTGATTTTTCGCTCAGTTGCATCACGTGAATAGGATTACAGTAAACGTGTTCTCAATCAGTATTTGATCTTTGCGTTTAGTCGTCTCTCCGGATCTGAAAGATTTGGCCTTCACCTGGTAATCATTTCGATGCATTCATTTCCCTATCCAGGAGGTTTTTGAACCTTGATCCACTTCAATCTCCAAGCAACAgtctaaatttagcttcaaatTTTGGGTtacctgtattttttttctttcatgaaATGGAATTATTTCCAAGCTTGTGGTGGCGTCTGTATTGGGTTTCTTTCTCCAAGTTATATTAAGTTTGGTTTCCAAAGAAGAACTTATATTTGCTTTACTACAAAAAAATCATCGGAAAAGGGCTCTTCTGTTGTACACcgatttatttatttgatgCATGTATATAAATTGCTCTCTAATGCATTATAAAGCAAATAGCAATTGATGTTTACAATGATCAGATCCTTGTTCAAGTGGCCATTGGTCAGACCTCCCAGTTGATCTCCTTCACCGCATCTTGCATAGCCTTGAGCTCCCAGAAGCCCTTGCTGTAGCCGATGTCTGCAAGTCATGGTGCTGTGCTGCCATAGCTGCAGGTGTTCCTCGTTCTTGCACACCATGGCTAATGTCCTGGTCTGACAAGCCTCCACATGAACTGGAATATGATGTCTTGCTCAACAATTGCAAATGGCAGTGCCCTATGGGATGTGAATTCCACGACCTTGTCAATGGCCACAAGACTTATGAGGTTAATTTGCCACAAGTGGCTTGGGTTGGTGCATCTCATGGTtcgcttgctgctgctgataaTCTCTCTAATCTTTTGCTTTACAACCCATTTACCTTTACCACAATCCCTCTTCCGCCGATCACTGATCTAGGGTGTGTGGAGGCAGTCTATGACAGTGAAGGAAGCATTGTGAGATATCGCCTTGGAAAGCACAAGGAAAGTGATGCAAAATTCCTTGGTGTCTGGTTCTACCAGAAGCTTGTGCTGTCATGTGCTCCTTCTCTAGGTGGTGACTATGTCGCGATGATCATCCACAGCTCTGCTAATCGGGTCTCGTTTGCAAGTGCAATAGAAGGTCGCTGGCGATTGGCTTCAACTATAACCCAAGGTAGCGGCGACCGATACGCTGATTGCGTCTACCACAAAGGCAGGTTCTACACCCTGACTATGTATGGTGTTCTTGAGATGTTGGATCTTGATAATCCATGTGAACCAAGAAAGGAGATTTTTTTCACCGAAAGGAACACGGAAAACCCTTTAGTTTTCCTCAGATTCCTAGTGTCAACACCATGGGGTGATCTTTTGCAAATAAAGTTTTCTCGACGTGTTCATCGTACTAAAAGACTTGAGCTACGGCTATGCAAGATTGAGGTTGAAAATAACAGATTGGTAAGATTAAGATCTGCGGTTGCAGCAGCAGCCCTTCGGGAGCATGCGATATTTGTTGGACAAAATCATTCGGTGTGTTTGCCCATCAGGGATTTTCCAGAGCTTAGGTCCAGCTGTGTCTACTTCACAACACCTTGCTTGTGTAACGATGATCATTTTCCTTCTAGGCGGGAAGGTTGGAAAGGTGTAGGGATTTACGACTTGCAAAATCAGATATTTGAGGATGTTTTCCCTTCTTGTGAGCGTGGGTATTCGACCTATCTCCCTATTTCTGAAGTTTGGATCACCCCCAGCCCCGGCCTTTGAAAGAGTACCACATAGCCTTTTAGAAGTTTGCTGGAAGCGTGGAACGGATCATTGCTGCCGTGTGCTTACATTGACTTCAGACTTGTACTTAACTTATcaatgttattgttatatatattgttttgccGCCTTTTAGAAGTTCGCTGGAAGCCTGGAACAGATCATTGTCGTGTGCTTACAATGACTTGTACTGAACTTATCAATGTTATAAGCATCCGAGTGTTGTAGCCCATGTTCTGTAAGCCGGTCCACTGTTCAACAACGATTGTAGATTGCCAACCATGTAAAAAAATTGCACTTCAGAGGTGCCCAACTCTTTCAAATTCTTCTCTAAGAAGCAAACCTAATGGTCCCAACAAAGGTCTCGTAAGCGGATTTGGATGAATAAACTCCAGAATGATAGGCTTCATACATGTTGATCCGGAGAATCAACGCATAGAACCACCCCCCTCATTGGTAAGTCCCAGCGAACTTATATATTGTTTTGCCGCCTTTTAGAAGTTCGCAGGAAGCCTGGAACGGATCATTGCCGTGTGCTTACATTGACTTGTACTGAACTTATcaatgttattgttatatactGTTTGCCTGTGGAAATTTTGCCATATGTGCGCTTCATGCTAGTTTTTGTTGTAACTATATCTTGACATTGATcgcaattattttatttcttgttgtaATGACTAATGAGGCACGCAGCgtgatttagattattgagtATATTATTATCATGAATTATCTACTCAATTAtagggataaattaaatgtttttatatataaataaattcaacaaataactttaaataattggcctaagcaatattccacatcataagaaaatttttaagaaaacatagtATTTCTTAAAGCAGATAacaaataatttatttgaataatTCAATAAATAAGTTGGTAAATAGGACTAACAAATAGCAATAAAtgtattgattgattgatttaatcatttttttcgTTAATCGCGATTGTGCCCATTCAATCCGTCTTTGGTAAGTGGTAACCACTTACGCACACTCGACTATTTGTAGCTCGCTGTCGGCGATCGGGTGATCCATGTTTAACGTTGTTACCTGAATCATCTGCTGGAAATGCTGCCACAACAACGAAATGTTCCTTTGAGCAATGTACAGTCGCAAGATCTTTGATTTTACTAAGGCTGCCCTAGTTTTTCAATATTCTGTCCCTTGTTCAATCTTACTCCCATTTAGTCCTTGTTTGGTCCGCGAGAAGAAAATTTGTgagtgtcacatcgaatgtttgaccaaatgtcggaaggggttttcggacacgaatgaaaaaactaatttcataactcacctggaaaccgcgagacgaatcttttgagcctaattaatccatcatgagcatatgtaggttactgtaacacttatggctaattatggactaattaggctcaaaagatctGTTTCGTGATTTCCCCCTAaccgtgcaattagtttttatttttagagtagAATACACcaacggtccttaaacttgtcaggaggtttcacttaggtccacgaacttgcaaagcgcacatcgaggtctttaaacttggtttattgtatcatcccggtccaaaccCGTGTTttaccgtggtcttgcctacgtggcatggcacgtggacgatgacatataattctttctccctttttccttttttttctcccttctctttttttttctcctgcgCAACCGAGCCACCGCACGCCATgggcgccgccactgccgcggTTTTGCCGAGCAGCCGTGCTGGAGGCGAGCGCGCGACGGCGGCAAGCACGCagggaggaagacggcggcgttgatggggggggggggggggggggaggacagcggcggcgatgggggagaAGGGTGGTGACtgggggaggaggacggaggCAACTGGGGAAGGATAAAGGCGGCGCAGAAGGGCCTCGCGCACTCGCAGCTTGCCGCCCTCGATGCCGCCTGCGCGCGCGCTTCCCACTCACCGCTCgccacctccggcgccgcccgcaCGCAGGCTCGCTGCTCACGGCACTGCCGTACTCCTCCCCCGTCACCGCGAGCCCAagctccgccgcccaccgccgatCTCCGGCCACGCGTCGCCTTGGGCGTCGCCCACGCTCCCATCCTGCCCCGTGGCTCCGGGTCAACCAGCGGTGGAGCCAGCAGCACGCCGCCAAGGCCCTCAGCTCAGGTCGACAGAGAAGGAGAGGCCGCTGAGCTCGGCGGGGAAGGAGATTAGCGAAGACGGCCAGCGGCAGTGATGGACGAAGACAACGGCCGGCTGCAACAAGCTTGAAGACGGCGAG is part of the Oryza glaberrima chromosome 4, OglaRS2, whole genome shotgun sequence genome and encodes:
- the LOC127769387 gene encoding protein LAZ1-like, which codes for MKVNLRLLMPLLAQYTTPTWATLVAGFFVLLSLSLSIYLIFEHLSAYNNPEEQKFVLGVILMVPCYAIESYVSLINPNTSVYCGILRDGYEAFAMYCFGRYITACLGGEDKTIAFLKREGGSGSRQPLLDHASEKGIIHHHFPVNFILKPWRLGMRFYLIIKFGIFQYVIIKTVTASLSLFLEAFGVYCDGEFNLRCGYPYFAAVLNFSQYWALYCLVEWYTATKDELAHIKPLAKFLSFKSIVFLTWWQGVVIAIMYSLGLLRSPLAQSLELKSSIQDFIICIEMGIASIVHLYVFPAKPYELQANQSPGNVSVLGDYVSSDPVDPFEIKESNRPAKLKLPQLEPDERSTTNIKESVRDFVVGSGEYVIKDFKFTVNQAVRPVEKRFDKLMKKNKKSQDDNWVSAVSPDRPVRGIDDPLLGGSTSDSGFTKGKKHRRAVSTVAAADSWGGGDLASDGYEIRGRRWAVKN
- the LOC127769479 gene encoding uncharacterized protein LOC127769479 isoform X1 — encoded protein: MPPAHAAAATVAAATSEGNHLVDVSTTTTIPAPSTNGMATSPAYPPPGSGEGFSKPPATDPCSSGHWSDLPVDLLHRILHSLELPEALAVADVCKSWCCAAIAAGVPRSCTPWLMSWSDKPPHELEYDVLLNNCKWQCPMGCEFHDLVNGHKTYEVNLPQVAWVGASHGSLAAADNLSNLLLYNPFTFTTIPLPPITDLGCVEAVYDSEGSIVRYRLGKHKESDAKFLGVWFYQKLVLSCAPSLGGDYVAMIIHSSANRVSFASAIEGRWRLASTITQGSGDRYADCVYHKGRFYTLTMYGVLEMLDLDNPCEPRKEIFFTERNTENPLVFLRFLVSTPWGDLLQIKFSRRVHRTKRLELRLCKIEVENNRLVRLRSAVAAAALREHAIFVGQNHSVCLPIRDFPELRSSCVYFTTPCLCNDDHFPSRREGWKGVGIYDLQNQIFEDVFPSCERGYSTYLPISEVWITPSPGL
- the LOC127769479 gene encoding uncharacterized protein LOC127769479 isoform X2, whose amino-acid sequence is MATSPAYPPPGSGEGFSKPPATDPCSSGHWSDLPVDLLHRILHSLELPEALAVADVCKSWCCAAIAAGVPRSCTPWLMSWSDKPPHELEYDVLLNNCKWQCPMGCEFHDLVNGHKTYEVNLPQVAWVGASHGSLAAADNLSNLLLYNPFTFTTIPLPPITDLGCVEAVYDSEGSIVRYRLGKHKESDAKFLGVWFYQKLVLSCAPSLGGDYVAMIIHSSANRVSFASAIEGRWRLASTITQGSGDRYADCVYHKGRFYTLTMYGVLEMLDLDNPCEPRKEIFFTERNTENPLVFLRFLVSTPWGDLLQIKFSRRVHRTKRLELRLCKIEVENNRLVRLRSAVAAAALREHAIFVGQNHSVCLPIRDFPELRSSCVYFTTPCLCNDDHFPSRREGWKGVGIYDLQNQIFEDVFPSCERGYSTYLPISEVWITPSPGL